A single genomic interval of Polaribacter vadi harbors:
- a CDS encoding bile acid:sodium symporter family protein, whose protein sequence is MANQIDIDAIKINFDSSGLWVLNIAIAIIMFGVALAITVDDFKRLFQNPKIVFVGVLSQFILLPALTFVAVILIKPHPSFALGMMMIAACPGGNVSNFFSKMAGGNAALSVSLTAFATLICIIMTPFNLQFWGSMYEPTNEILKTVELNWVDLLKLVSLILGIPLILGMLIRHYHEEMAEKIEKVLKPLSMLVFIALIFIAFSQNLDVFINHIHHVLALVIFHNIFAFILGFYTAKSFGLSKQDCKTISMETGIQNGGLGLLLIFGFFDGLGGMALLAAFWGIWDVFSGMALATFWGRNKNKQHVESYD, encoded by the coding sequence ATAGCAAACCAAATAGACATAGATGCCATAAAAATAAACTTCGATTCGAGTGGTTTGTGGGTTTTAAATATAGCCATTGCCATTATTATGTTTGGTGTGGCTTTAGCAATTACTGTTGATGATTTTAAACGTCTTTTTCAAAATCCTAAAATAGTTTTTGTGGGAGTTTTATCGCAATTTATCTTGTTACCTGCACTTACTTTTGTAGCCGTTATTTTGATAAAACCTCACCCAAGTTTTGCTTTAGGAATGATGATGATTGCAGCTTGTCCAGGAGGAAATGTATCAAACTTTTTTAGTAAAATGGCTGGAGGAAATGCAGCTCTTTCTGTTAGTTTAACAGCTTTTGCTACCTTAATTTGTATTATTATGACCCCTTTTAATTTACAATTTTGGGGAAGTATGTACGAACCAACAAACGAAATTTTAAAAACTGTAGAACTTAATTGGGTAGATTTATTAAAACTCGTTTCTTTAATATTAGGAATTCCGTTAATTCTAGGAATGTTGATTAGACATTACCATGAAGAAATGGCAGAAAAAATAGAAAAAGTTTTAAAACCATTATCGATGTTGGTTTTTATTGCGCTAATTTTTATTGCCTTCTCACAAAATTTAGATGTTTTTATAAATCATATTCACCATGTTTTAGCGTTGGTTATTTTCCATAATATTTTTGCTTTTATTCTTGGTTTTTATACCGCAAAAAGTTTTGGCTTAAGCAAACAAGATTGTAAGACTATTTCTATGGAAACAGGAATTCAAAATGGAGGTTTAGGGCTTTTATTAATTTTTGGCTTTTTTGATGGTTTAGGAGGCATGGCTTTATTAGCCGCTTTTTGGGGTATTTGGGATGTGTTTTCAGGAATGGCTTTGGCTACTTTTTGGGGAAGAAATAAAAATAAACAACACGTAGAAAGTTATGATTAA
- a CDS encoding 16S rRNA (uracil(1498)-N(3))-methyltransferase yields MQLFYNSEISTETKQLTFDKIESRHIVRVLRKKESDILHITNGKGFLFDAKIIIASDKKCIVEIIEVQEKPKPWDYYLHIAIAPTKNNDRYEWFLEKATEIGIDEITPIICSNSERRNIKLERLEKIIQSAMKQSLKFTLPQINEPIKFGDFINQKNEGALCIAHCEDDNNKNLLKSVVNPSEKTTILIGPEGDFSPQEITKALAKKYIPISLGESRLRTETAGLVAVNLVSFINE; encoded by the coding sequence ATGCAATTATTCTACAATTCAGAAATTTCTACAGAAACCAAACAATTAACTTTCGATAAAATTGAAAGCAGACATATTGTGCGTGTTTTAAGAAAAAAGGAAAGTGATATTTTGCACATTACCAATGGAAAAGGTTTTTTGTTTGATGCCAAAATTATCATTGCAAGTGATAAAAAATGTATTGTAGAAATAATTGAAGTTCAAGAAAAACCAAAACCTTGGGATTATTATTTACATATTGCAATTGCGCCCACAAAAAATAATGACAGATATGAATGGTTTTTAGAAAAAGCCACAGAAATTGGTATTGATGAAATTACACCCATAATTTGCTCAAATTCTGAACGCAGAAACATAAAGTTAGAGCGATTGGAAAAAATCATTCAATCTGCAATGAAACAGTCTTTAAAATTTACATTACCCCAAATTAATGAACCAATAAAATTTGGGGATTTTATCAACCAAAAAAATGAAGGCGCACTTTGTATTGCACATTGTGAAGATGACAACAATAAAAACTTACTAAAATCTGTTGTAAATCCATCAGAAAAAACCACCATTTTGATTGGTCCTGAAGGCGATTTTTCTCCTCAAGAAATCACAAAAGCATTGGCTAAAAAATACATTCCAATATCTTTAGGCGAAAGTAGATTAAGAACTGAAACTGCTGGTCTGGTTGCTGTGAATTTGGTTTCTTTTATTAATGAGTAA
- a CDS encoding DUF4159 domain-containing protein has protein sequence MKQFIRLFFFSLFLQINAQDVAILKYNGGGDWYANPTAIPNLVAFTNENIKTNISENPQSVAVNSEDIFNFPMLFMTGHGNVLFSDEEATNLKNYLISGGFLHISDNYGLDKFIRTELKKVFPTLEFQEIPSNHPIYNQTFKFPEGIPKIHEHDKKPAQGFGLFYEGRLIVFYDYETDLSDGWEDQIIHNNPREVRETALKMGSNIIEYAFTH, from the coding sequence ATGAAGCAATTTATAAGGCTATTTTTCTTTTCATTATTTCTTCAAATAAACGCACAAGACGTTGCCATTTTAAAATATAATGGTGGTGGAGATTGGTATGCAAACCCAACTGCGATTCCTAATTTGGTAGCTTTTACCAACGAAAATATAAAAACGAATATTTCTGAAAATCCACAATCTGTGGCTGTAAATAGCGAAGATATTTTCAACTTTCCAATGTTGTTTATGACTGGACATGGAAATGTATTATTTTCTGATGAAGAAGCAACCAACCTTAAAAACTATTTAATTTCTGGAGGCTTTTTACACATTTCCGACAATTATGGATTGGATAAATTTATAAGAACCGAACTAAAAAAAGTATTTCCAACTTTAGAGTTTCAAGAAATACCAAGCAATCATCCTATTTATAATCAGACTTTTAAATTTCCTGAAGGAATTCCTAAAATTCACGAACATGATAAAAAACCAGCACAAGGTTTTGGTTTATTTTACGAAGGAAGATTAATCGTTTTTTACGATTATGAAACCGATTTAAGTGATGGTTGGGAAGATCAAATAATACACAATAACCCTAGAGAAGTTAGAGAAACAGCCTTAAAAATGGGTTCGAATATTATTGAATATGCGTTTACGCATTGA